The region CTGATCACAAATGAGTTCTCGCTCTTAGATGGCATTGTCGCGATGGAGTGTGCCGCAGCGAAGGGCGTTCTAAAAGTGATTCTGTCGCCGTAAGGATTTGGTATAATTCTTAGAGAAAGCTTCCCGTCGGTAACTCGCTTATTTCAGAAGCCTTCCTCGACTATGTTAAAACGATCTGAATTATCGCCTTTGAGACAAAAGAGCATTTTGTTGATTTTTTTGGCTGTTGCACTCTTAACTGTTCATACGTACGCACAGCCGGACAGGACGAGATCGTTTGCGGACATCGCAAAAAAAGTCGCTCCCGCGATTGTTAGTATTGATACGAAAAGTAAGACGATTCCCGCTATTTACAGCGGCCCGGTCAAACCCGATGATCCAAAAGGTATGTTGGATTTTTTGGGCCGCCAACGGCCGGCACATTCCGTAGGTAGCGGCTTTATCGTCGATAAAAGCGGTTACATTATCACGAATTCACATGTGGTTGAAAATGCGGAAAGGGTTACCGTCAAGCTCGACTCTGGCGAAGAATTTACAGCAACTGTAGTCGGCTCGGACGGTAGAGAAGTGACCGACCTTGCAGTTCTTAAGATCGATGCCAGACGCGATTTGCCATTTCTCAAGTTTGGCGATTCAGACAAGGCCGAGATCGGAGATTGGGTACTCACGGTCGGCTCGCCGTTTGGCTTGGCAAAATCTGTATCAGCCGGAATAATCTCGCAGACAAGACGCGAGACGCCAGGCACGTCACCGTTTCAGCGCTTCATACAGACGGACGCGGTCATCAATCCGGGCAATTCAGGCGGTCCGCTTGTAAACATGGACGGCGAGGTGATCGGTGTGAATTCGCAGATAGCGACCGCGACCGGCGGATACAACGGCGTTGGTTTTGCATTGCCATCTAACGAGACGGCAAATGTTTACGCTCAGATCGTAAAGAATGGTAAAGTTCGCAGAGGGTATTTAGGAGCATATCTCGAATCTGTAGGCACGGAGTTTGCCCGCGTTTACGGCCTTGCAGAAGCGAAGGGAGCGATAGTTACGAACGTTCCCGACAAACAGAGTCCCGCCGCAGTCGCAGGATTGGAGGTGGGCGATGTCGTCATCGAATTCAACGGGCTAACGATCGAGAACGCAAGGGATATGATCTCAAAAGTTGCCGCTGTACAGCCGGGCCAGTTGATCTCAGTTACCTACCTTCGAGAAGCGGGAGCTAATCTTGAACGCAAAAGCGCATCGATAAAGTTAGGGGAACGGCCGTCAAGCAGAGCCGCAACTAGCGAAACCAGCAGTCCAAAAATACCAGTCAAGGATGTCAAAGAAGAACAAAATCCCTTTGGTCTCACACTGGCAGAATTAACCCCGCTCCTCGCTCAGAGGTACAGGCTCGTCGGCCTTAAAGGGCTTGTCATTAGAGAGGTAAGTTCAACGAGCTTTGTTTCCGATCTGAAAAATTCTCTGGGTTTTCCGGCGTTGGGTGAGGGCGATCTTATACAACGGCTCAATCGAACCACCGTCACTGATCTAAAGTCTTTTAACATCGCGGCATCTCGCCTTAAAGTTGGCGATGCTGTCGTTCTCCATATCAAGTATTATGAGCCGGACTCCAAAACTGCCCAGCTCAAGATAGTGCAATTTACTGTCAGGTAGACCTAGTCCAACATCCAACTTCAAGGTCCAAAGCTTGCATTTAATTGATGCCAACTTTGGACTTTGGCCTTTGCACGTTAAACTTAAAGTTTATGGCAAAAGTACAAAAAACGAAGAGTAAAGGATCGGCTAAAACGTCGATCAAGAAATATCACAACTATATCGGCGGCGAATGGGTCAAATCTTCGTCGGGCGAGTGGTTTGACAATGTGAATCCGGCTGACACGTCGGATATAGTCGGGCGTTTTCCCGCGTCTAACGAAGACGACGTAAACGCTGCGGTTGAGGCGGCGAAAAAGGCTGCGACACGCTGGCGCCGAACTCCTGCACCGAAACGTGCTGAGATCCTCTTCACGCTTGGCGAAATTCTCCGCAAAAATAAGGACGAATTTACGCACCAGATGACCCGCGAAATGGGCAAGGTGCTAAAGGAAGCTGGCGGCGATGTACAGGAAGCGATCGACTGCACCTACTACACCGCCGGTGAAGGCCGCAGATTGCATGGCTTTACGACGCCGGCTGAAATGCCGAACAAATTCGCAATGTGCGTCCGCCAGCCGGTCGGCATCTGCGGACTCATCACGCCGTTCAATTTCCCAATGGCGATCCCGTCGTGGAAGTTAATTCCCGCATTGGTATGCGGTAACACAGTCGTCATCAAATCGGGCGAGGACGTGCCGCTTTCGACGATCAATCTAATTAAGTCTTGCGAAGAAGCTGGCATTCCGAAAGGCGTGGTCAACGTCGTCAACGGCTTTGGAGCGCCCGGTGCGGCACTTGTCGATCATAAGGATGTTCGGCTGATCTCGTTCACCGGCTCGACCTCGACCGGACGGCTGATCGCCGAGGCTTGTGCCCGCGACAACAAGATCGTCAGCCTTGAAATGGGCGGCAAAAACGCGATCATTGTTATGGATGATGCGGATGTCGATAACGCCGTCGAAGGCTCGCTGTGGGGAGCATTCGGCACGAGCGGACAGCGATGCACCGCTTCGTCGCGGCTTATTGTCCACAAAAAGGTCTATAAGAAATTCTGCGAAAAGCTGGTCGAAAAGGTTAAAAAACTCCGCGTCGGCAACGGCCTCGATGCGAAAACGGAAGTTGGTCCGGTCATCAATGAGCGTGCCATGGACAAGATCCTCGGCTACATTGAGATCGGCAAAAATCACGACAAAGCGACACTCGCTTGCGGCGGCAAGCGATTGACGCGAGGCGATTACTCAAAAGGCTATTTCATCGAGCCGACGGTGTTCACGAACGTCAGCCCGAAGATGCGTGTCGCTCAGGAAGAGATCTTTGGTCCGGTGACGTGCGTCATTCCGTTCTCAACACTCGACGAAGCGATCGACATCGTCAACGGCGTCGCATACGGCCTCTCGTCGGCGATATACACGCAGGATGTTAACCATGCATTCTACGCGATGCAGGAACTCTACACCGGCATTTGCTATGTCAATTCGGCGACTATCGGAGCAGAAGTTCACCTACCATTCGGCGGCACAAAGAACACCGGCAACGGCCACCGCGAAGCGGGCACGCAGGTCCTCGACATCTTCAGCGAGTGGAAGTCGCTATACATCGACTACTCCGGCAAACTGCAAAAAGCGCAGATCGACGAGGTTGAGATCTAGTACATTCTCGAATAGGGAATTTGAACGCGGATTTAGCAGATCAAGCGGATGGGAGCGGATTCTTCATAGATCTTATCCTGTTCATCCGCCTAATCCGCTAAATCCGCGTTCATAATTTATATGACAATCGAAAAGGCCCGCGAAATTCTCAAACATCGCTTTGGCTTTGATTCGTTTCGGATGAATCAGGAAGCGGCGATCTCGACCGTTTTGGCCGGAAAGGACTGTGTCGTGCTCATGCCGACGGGCGGCGGTAAATCGATCTGTTACCAGATACCGGCGTTGATGTCTGACGGTTTGACGGTTGTGATCTCGCCGCTGATAGCCTTGATGAAGGATCAGGTCGATGCATTACGCAACAATGGCGTCGACGCTGCATTTCTGAATTCCACACAAACTGCTGCCCAGCAAGTCGAGGTTTTTAGTGACATTCGCAACGGCAAATTGAAACTGCTTTACGTCGCTCCCGAACGCCTCTTGCAAAGCGGCGATCTGTTTCTGGATTTTCTTCGAGGCATTAACATCTCGCTGTTTGCGATTGATGAGGCTCATTGTATCTCGAGTTGGGGACACGATTTCAGGCCGGAGTATTTGCGGCTTGCGGCGCTCAAGAGCGAGTTTCCTAGGATTCCGCTGATCGCGCTGACGGCGACCGCCGATAAGTTGGTTCGCAAAGATATCGTCGAGCGGCTGAATATCAATCATGCCGAGGTTTTTGTTTCCAGCTTTAACCGGCCGAATATTTTCTACACTGTCGAGCCAAAGCGGAAATCCTACGATCAACTGCTCGATTATCTTGAGAAACGAAAAGACGAAAGCGGCATAATCTATTGCCTGAGCCGCAGCTCGGTCGATTCGCTGGCCGCCGATCTTCGCGACGAAGGCTACAGTGCATTGTCTTATCACGCCGGACTGGATAGACAGACTCGCGAGAAACATCAGGAATCTTTCCTAAAAGACGAGACAAAGATCGTTGTGGCCACGATCGCCTTTGGCATGGGCATCGACAAATCCAACGTCCGGTTTGTCGTCCATATGGACCTGCCCAAAAATGTCGAGAGCTATTATCAGGAAACCGGACGCGCGGGCCGAGACGGTTTGCAGAGCGATGCTTTGCTGTTTTTCTCGTGGGCGGACGTTATCAAACTAAAAGGTTTTGCCGAGGTCGAAGGCAACGCCGAACAGTCGAGGATCATGCTCAAAAAGCTCGATCTGATGGGCAAATATGGTGATCTGACAACGTGCCGCCGGAAATTTTTGCTCAATTATTTTTCGGAAATGATGGATGAGGATTGCGGCAATTGTGATAATTGCACAACCGTCGTCGAGCGGTTTGACGGCACGGTCATCGCTCAGAAGGCTTTGAGTGCGGTATATCGAACTGATCAAAGGTTCGGGATGAGCTATTTGATCGATTTTCTCAGAGGCTCGAAAAGCGAAAAGATCCGTGACGAGCACAAAAACATAAAAACCTACGGCGTCGGGGCGGACATCTCAAAGGATAATTGGTTCAATTACTTCAAAGATCTGATCGCTCAAGGCTATCTTGCTCAGACCGAGGGCGAATATCCGATCATCGTTCTTACTGAATCCAGCATGGACGTACTCGCCGGGAAAACGCCTGTCGAACTCGTCAAGTTAAAGGTCAAAGAAGAGAAAAAAGCGAAACTCGTCTCAGATGTTTCTCATCCGTATATTCAGGCACTTTTCGACGATCTGCGCACTCTGCGAACGAATCTGGCAAAACACGAAAATGTGCCGCCGTACATCATTTTCTCGGACGCAACGCTGGTCGAAATGTCCACGTATCTGCCGCAGAACGATTGGGAAATGCGGAAGATCTCAGGTATCGGCGATCTCAAATTCGACAAATACGGAGCCGATTTGTTGCGAGTGATAAAAGAATACTGCCTTAAAAACAGCCTTGTTTCCCGCATCGACCTAAAGTCGCCCAAATCCAACTGCAAACAGCGCACTAAACGTGACGTTAATGGCAAAGACACCTTTCAGATCTCGCTTGAAATGTACCGCGAAGGCAAGTCGATCGCTCAAATAGCCGCCGAGCGAGGAGTGCAGCCAAGCACCGTCGAAGGCCATCTTGCCAGGTTTATTACAACCGGTCAGATACGCCTCGATGAGCTTGTTTCATTCGACAAAGTCGAACCGATACGAAACGCGATCATCAAATTCAACGACACCGGAGCACTATCGCCCATCAAAGAATTTTTGGGTGACCAATACACCTACGGCGAAATCCGCGCGGTAATGGCCTCGATGTAATATTGTTACTCCGTCATCGAACAACATATCGAAAAAGGAAATGTCGTCAAAAGACTGGCATTGATGGAATTGCGGAAGCCAGAGGCTTAATTTGTAAAGCCAATGCCTTTTGTTGTTAGAAACTTATTCCAATCCTTCAAGCACAGTTCGGCTAGCTGAACAGCATTATGCTCGGCACCATTTATAATAAATTTAACGACGGTCGTTGCAATCGGCTCGCCAGCGCGTTTGGAATGTGAAATCGTGAAAGTATCGCCCTCGTTCGGAGTTCCAGCCATCTTAATAATCGGTCCACTTCGACCAACCGGATTGTCGATCGCATCAGCAAGAATCATTCTGTCTAGTGATTTTCCTGTGCGCGCCGGCCCGTGCTTAAACGTATTGCATATTTCACCAGCGATCAGCAGGGCGGAACTACTTTGTACGAAGGCTTCGACACCTTTCTTGTCTTTGATCCGTGAATCTCTTCTAAGGGCATCCTTAAAATGGTGGCACTCTGAAAAGAAGTTCTTAGTTTTGTCGAGAGCGGCCTCGTCCGCAATGATTGCGATTGGTCCGCGATCAGTTGCTAACTGTTTGATCTCCCCAAACAATCGCTGCAACCGTTCGTGATGTCTTTCAAGTTGGTCGTTAACATCCTTCATGCCGATATTGCGAATTAGTAATAGGAAATTTCTCTAAGTATTAGTTTATTCGCTATTGGTTCGATGTCATGACCAATATCAACTAAGGCTAGTTGCGAAATCCAGTTACCGTATGCGTCTAGCTTGTATTGATATCGAGTTGTTGCAAACAGTTTTCCGTCTCGGATGTCTTTTTCCGAAATACATCTGTCTTGCTCGTTGTACTCGAATAACGTTTGGGAGTAAGAGCCATTTGAGGCACGTCGCATTCGTTCTGTTAGATTGCCATTTCGATCAAACGTCGCGGTTTCCTTGACCATTAATCCGTTCTTAGCTGCGAATTCACTCTCCTTCGAGATCCCGTAATAACGTTGCTCAAGTTTTATTTGTAGATTCTGAGTGTCCGTATAGCTTCTTTCCACAGGCATTCGTTCCTGTGATAGGACCGAAACGCGCGAACGCATTCCTCGGTAGTCGTAACTAGTTTGAAATATACTGTAAATCTTACCATCAGAACCATGGGTGATAACTTCCAAATGATTTCCATCTTCGTTGAACAGGTAAGTGTCTTTTGGTTTTGGCGTAATCGAATAGAGGTCAGTATCTGGGTCCTCCTTTTCCGCGACCTTAACTTTTACTAGCTTTACTTTGCCGACAAATCCATCATCTTCTGCATCACTAATTGCAAAAGCTCCGGTCTCTTTCACGGATGCGTCCCATGTAAGGCGGAGTTTCAGGACGTACGAGCCTGCAACTGCAAAATTAAGATTCTGGCCCGACGACAACGATGACACTGCGACTCCGACGATGTTTCCATTCGTATCAACCACCGGCCCCCCACTCGAACCCGCAGAAATCGCAGCGTCAATTTGAACGAGTCCTTCGTCTTTCCTTATTCCGCTGATAATTCCGCTAGAAAGAGTATTTTCAAGTCCCCGCGGGCTCCCACCCACATAAATATCATCGCCTACTCCGAGTTTTTCTGGGTCAGCTAACATGAGTGCGGGTAACGCTAACCCGTCTACTTCAAAGACACAAAGATCGTGTTTTATATCTATTCCTACAATGCGTTTTATCGAATATTCAGTTGCAGATCCCACGACCTTTACCTTACCGGTCCACGCTCTTTTGAAGACGTGTAGATTGGAGACGATGAATGAACTAGTTGAACTTCCGGGCTTCTGATTCAGAGTCGGAACGCCGATTCCAAACCTTCGACTAAGGTCATCCCAGTAGTCGCCAGTTTTCTTCGCAAGAAGCGCCGGCGGAACTCCATAAAAAAAGCCGCTACCCAGTGCCAGAGGCTTTCCATTGATATCTTGGGTCGTAACTAATACGAGTGATTTCGCAATTTTGTCCGCAATTTGTCTCGAAGTTAAAGACGTGACGACATATTTCGATGGCTTGCGTGGAGTCTTCTGGGCGACCAAGGTCGACGGACACAGGAATAAAAACACCGCCGATATCACGACGAGATAATCCCGGTAGGATCGATAGCTATGGTTCATGGTGTTGACGGGTTTGGTTTTGCGGGCGCTGTTCGATGTGGCAGCTTGGAGCCAGGCGGCTAGTTTGCCGGGGTTGGTGGCATAGAGTTTATGCATAACGTCGTCACTTCTAATTTGTTGCTTTCGAGGCATAGTAGCATCCATTTGGATAAAAGCAAAGAAAGGCTATTCCAGATGATCAAAAGGGATTATCGTGTCGTTGCACACATAAAATATATTGACTTCTGTGCAAATATATGCTAGGATGGTATCGCTTATTTATAGATATTTGACAAGCTAAACTTATGAGTCTGGAGTCTCAGTCTGAGAGTCGTGAGTGAGAGTACCGTTCCAACAAAGATCGTGGTGTTTTCCTGTGTGCCGTTGCTGTAACCTCAATATATGCAGAAGTTAAGGATTTGAGGACAATGTCTAATATTTTTTTCAAAAATCGCGGAACGCAGGCATTTTTCTGACCTTAACTCATTTATCTGCAAGGTTTACAGCGTTCCACTCCGGTGTGTAGCGCTGTGGAACGGTGGAACGAAGAAAATGTTAGGATGCGGAACATCTGGTGTCGCTTTTTCCGTGAGTGGCAGAAATGATTTTTAATTTTCGTCAAAAAAACGTAAAATCAAGGATTCGACTTAATCGCAATTTTGTTTTGGAGAAAAATAATCTATGAAGATCGGTTTACCGAAGGAAATTAAAGACAACGAATACCGCGTTGGGCTGACGCCGGCGGGTGTTCAGGCGTTGGTGGGTGACGGGCACACGGTTTTTGTGCAAAAGACGGCGGGCGAGGGCTCGGGGTTTAAGGACGAGCAGTATGTGAAGGCAGGCGGGCAGCTTTTGGATACGGCGGACGAGATCTGGCAGGCCGGCGATATGATCGTCAAGGTCAAAGAGCCGGTCGCTCCGGAATATCCGCGAATGCGTGAGAATCAGCTGCTTTTCACCTATTTGCACCTCGCACCTGAGCTGGAATTGACCAAACAGATGCTTGACCGCAAAGTTACCGGCGTTGCATACGAGACGATCACGTCCAACGGCCGCTTGCCGCTGCTGACGCCGATGTCCGAAGTTGCGGGCCGCATGTCGGTGCAGGTCGGAGCGACTTACCTTGAAAAAATGAACGGCGGAAAGGGAATTTTGCTGGGCGGCGTTCCGGGAGTTCCGGCAGCGAACGTCGTCATTATCGGCGGCGGTATCGTAGGCACCGAAGCTGCGAAAATGGCTGTCGGACTTGGTGCTAAAGTTACGATCATTGATCGCGACCTCGACCGCTTGCGTCAGCTTGACGATATTTTCCTTTCGAAGGTGCAGACGCTCGCTTCGTCGCGTTACGCCATCGAAGAAGCTATTTCGCATGCCGATCTTGTGGTTGGCGCAGTGCTTGTTGTCGGTGCGGCCGCTCCGAAGCTCGTAACACGCGACATGCTGCACTTGATCCCATCAGGCTCCGTTCTCGTAGACGTTGCCGTCGATCAGGGCGGATGTTTTGAGACGACACACGCGACGACGCATTCGAATCCGACTTATTACGAAGAAGGCGTTCTCCATTATTGCGTCGCAAATATGCCAGGTGCTGTGCCGCGAACTTCGACATTCGCATTGACCAACGCAACATTGCCGTACGCACAGGCTCTTGCTGGCAAAGGTTTTGAAAAGGCGATCGCCGACGACGCAGGACTTCGCGAAGGTGTTAACACTTACGCAGGTAAACTGACTTACGAGGCAGTTGCGACTTCGCAAAACCTCGAATACACGCCGCTCGATTCGCTGCTTGATCTGAAGTCGGCAGCTGCTTAAAGATCGGCAGATATTTTTTGCCACGAATTACACGAATTGCACGAATTCGAAATTTGATTCGTGACCTTTGTGTAATTCGTGGCTAATTTCTTTAAAGATGTACGAGTTTGCAGTAGAGCCAGCCATTACAAAACTTCGCCGTCCGGGCGTGATCATTACTGAGGTCGAACCGGGCAGTCTTGGCGAAGAGCTTGAGTTGCGTCCAGATGATCGCATCGTTCGCGTCAATGGCAGGCCTGTTCGTGATTACCTTGATTTTCGTTTTCAAACGGGTGGCGAAACCGAATTGACGTTTCAAATAAAAAAGACCAACGGCGAGACTCATGACATCGAATTTGACCGCGAAGAAGGCGAAGACCTCGGGCTGATGTTCGAACAGATCGTGCCTCGCCAATGCGCCAATGAATGCATCTTCTGTTTTTGCAAGGGCAACCCTGAAGACGCGAGGCCTTCGCTTTTCGTTCGAGACGAAGACATTCGTCTTTCGTTTCTCTACGGCAATTACACAACACTCTCGTCGATTACTGAAGACGAGATGAAACGCATCATCGAGCAGCGTTTATCGCCGCAATACGTCTCGGTTCATGCGACTGATCTCAAGACGCGAGCGTATCTGCTCGGCGTCGAAGAATCACGTGCGGACATTTCGGACAAATTAGAGCGCCTGCTCGCAGCCGATATTGAACTTCACGCACAGGTCGTTTTATGTCCGGAGATAAATGACGGAGCGATCCTGGAAAAAACATTGCGTGACCTCGCATCGCATTATCCTAAGGTCGTTTCGACGGCCGTTGTGCCGGTTGCGTTGACTCGCTACAATACCGACGAACGCCTTACCCGCGTTACGCCCGAATTTTGCCGCAGAACAATAAAAGAAATTGAAAAACTGCAAAAAGAATTTCGCAAGACGCTTGGCGTAACTTTTGCTTTTCTGGGCGATGAAATTTACATAAAAGCCGGTGCCGAAATACCATCGCGGCGGCATTACGGCAACTATCCGCAGATCGAAGACGGCGTAGGAATGGTGCGGTCGTTCGTGAATGCGTTTGAAAAGTTATTGTCAGAACCACCTGCGGTAGCTGTAGGTTCAACGCTGCGGGCAAAGAAGATCGATCACCGTACACATCCAGAAGCAATCGTTCCGTCAGATGTGCATATATCTGATCTTCAGCCACCCGCTACCGCAGGTGGTTCTGACTTGTTCGGAACTTTCCTTACAGGCGAAATGTTCGCTCCGATCCTGCGTGAACAGATAGATAAATACAACGAGCTGAGAGGTTCGCGACTGAGTGTTTTAGCCGTTCCAAACACCTATTTCGGCGGCGATGTTTCGGTTGCGGGATTGTTAACGGGCCAAGATCTGATCGCGATGAAAGATAAGATAAAGGGCGATTTCGTTATCATCCCTAAGGCCACAATAAAATCGGACGAACCGATCTTTCTAGACGGAATGACTTATGAAGAATTGAGATCGAAATTTGATGTCCCCGTTTATGATGTGGACACGGCAGGTCTGATTAGCTATTTGACAACTTAAAAGAGACAAGTCGTTAAGACTTGCCTCTCACTAACGATCCACACGGCATTACTTTGTAAAGTTGTAAACGATCACGCCTGTTACTTTCACCGGCATTTTGCCGAGGTAGGTCGGGCTAAATTTAGCCTGCCATGCGGCTCGTTCAGCAACCCCTCGGAACAACGCATTGCCGTTGATGGCTTTCGCGGAGACTACTTTGCCGTTTTCATCGATCGTTACCTGCACATCCACTTTGCCTTGAAGGTTCAGAGCGACCGCTGCGGCCGGATATGGTGGTTTTGGCAGATAGGTAGCTTTTCCGTTGACCGGGCCTGCAGACCTAACAACCGTCGGCTTTATTTCGACTGGTTTCTTAATTACAGGCGGTGGCTCCGGAATTGGTTCCGGCTCGGTTGGTTCGACTTGTCGCACGATACCGTCAGGGCTGCCGTCGGTGCTATCTCTATCTCGCCCGCCTCCACTCGGATTGTCTGGACCAATAGGTGCGGGATCTGGTGAGTTCCATGTTTCAAATGAGGTTGGCACAGTTGAGATCGTCGTCGGGATGCTGTTTGGTTTGTCCATCGGAGCGACGTATGAGGGTTTTGTCGGTAGATCGCTGGTCGATTGCGATGGAATCCGAGCTGTCTGTAAACGCTGCGGCTTTAGTTCGGGAGCGGCGATCTCGGGCGGGGCAACTACTGTCGCTAATTCAAAACTGTCATTTCCCAAGCCGTAATCTGAAGCGTAAATACTAATTACGACCGCCGTGACGAACAATATTCCAACCACGATAGACGACACCATGAAGTAACTACGGCGATTGTGGAAGTCTGCTCCTTCCGGTTCTGTTTCGATCAATTTGTCAAACATTTTTAATCCTCCTAACGCCGGTGCCGTGCGTTCTGCTTACTTAGACACCAAGCAGGCACGTTTGTTCCAGAGGATCAGGAATTTTTGATCGAGATGATCTCAGCGGCTATGCTTACGGCGATCTCTTCGGGAGTGCGGCTGTTAATGGATATGCCGATAGGTGTGTGGATCTGCAAAAGACGTTCCTTTGAAAATCCATCTTTTTCGAGAGTGTTTAGCAGAGTTTTCATCTTGGCTTTGCTGCCTAGAACCCCAAAATATCTAAACTCCTTATCAAAAAGACTGCGGATCACAATCTCATCCGACTTAAATCCAAGCGTCATTACGACGACATAGGTATCTATTCCCGATGGAATAAATTGGGCGATGTTCTCATAGCGTTCGATGATGGTTATCCCATCGGCAAATTGATTTTTAGCGAGTGTGTTTAATTCAGGCCGATCATCAAAGATCGAAATGCGAAAATCCATTCGGGACATCAATTCCGAGAGAGCCAATGCACAATGCCCTCCGCCGATAATGAAAAGTGTGTGTTTTGGGCCGAGTCGTTCGCGATAAACGAAACTGTTTTCACTCTTTTTTATAAAAGTGATCGCAAGTTCGTTTTCAGTGTCTTCTATAATTTGAAATCTCGAATCTGAAATTTCAAATACTTGTGGCTTTCCTTTGGTCAGGCATTCGATGATCTGTTGAATTGTTTCGAGATCATCAGGTTCCAGTCTTTTTATGATTATTGTCTGTTTACCAGAGCAGATCATTCCGCTCGAATGAGACGCGTTCTTTTGATGAACCTGCTCTATTATTGTTGCTTTTCGGAAGGCAGTCGT is a window of Chloracidobacterium sp. DNA encoding:
- a CDS encoding DUF512 domain-containing protein; this encodes MYEFAVEPAITKLRRPGVIITEVEPGSLGEELELRPDDRIVRVNGRPVRDYLDFRFQTGGETELTFQIKKTNGETHDIEFDREEGEDLGLMFEQIVPRQCANECIFCFCKGNPEDARPSLFVRDEDIRLSFLYGNYTTLSSITEDEMKRIIEQRLSPQYVSVHATDLKTRAYLLGVEESRADISDKLERLLAADIELHAQVVLCPEINDGAILEKTLRDLASHYPKVVSTAVVPVALTRYNTDERLTRVTPEFCRRTIKEIEKLQKEFRKTLGVTFAFLGDEIYIKAGAEIPSRRHYGNYPQIEDGVGMVRSFVNAFEKLLSEPPAVAVGSTLRAKKIDHRTHPEAIVPSDVHISDLQPPATAGGSDLFGTFLTGEMFAPILREQIDKYNELRGSRLSVLAVPNTYFGGDVSVAGLLTGQDLIAMKDKIKGDFVIIPKATIKSDEPIFLDGMTYEELRSKFDVPVYDVDTAGLISYLTT
- a CDS encoding energy transducer TonB — encoded protein: MFDKLIETEPEGADFHNRRSYFMVSSIVVGILFVTAVVISIYASDYGLGNDSFELATVVAPPEIAAPELKPQRLQTARIPSQSTSDLPTKPSYVAPMDKPNSIPTTISTVPTSFETWNSPDPAPIGPDNPSGGGRDRDSTDGSPDGIVRQVEPTEPEPIPEPPPVIKKPVEIKPTVVRSAGPVNGKATYLPKPPYPAAAVALNLQGKVDVQVTIDENGKVVSAKAINGNALFRGVAERAAWQAKFSPTYLGKMPVKVTGVIVYNFTK
- a CDS encoding XdhC family protein codes for the protein MSKESELWQFVASRLKKNESVMLLIVAESSGSSPGRAGYKMAIGEDGELCGSIGGGVMEVNLVEQSRQLLSEPGVITTAFRKATIIEQVHQKNASHSSGMICSGKQTIIIKRLEPDDLETIQQIIECLTKGKPQVFEISDSRFQIIEDTENELAITFIKKSENSFVYRERLGPKHTLFIIGGGHCALALSELMSRMDFRISIFDDRPELNTLAKNQFADGITIIERYENIAQFIPSGIDTYVVVMTLGFKSDEIVIRSLFDKEFRYFGVLGSKAKMKTLLNTLEKDGFSKERLLQIHTPIGISINSRTPEEIAVSIAAEIISIKNS